A genomic stretch from Halichoerus grypus chromosome 5, mHalGry1.hap1.1, whole genome shotgun sequence includes:
- the SEMA6C gene encoding semaphorin-6C isoform X4, whose amino-acid sequence MPPSPTWLSLQRAAFTQPQPRISRPVMLWSTEALGLSPHSAPPKPHFVHALEHGDHVYFFFREVSVEDARLGRVQFSRVARVCKRDMGGSPRALDRHWTSFLKLRLNCSVPGDSTFYFDVLQALTGPVDLYGRSALFGVFTTQTNSIPGSAVCAFYLDDIERGFEGKFKEQRSLDGAWTPVSEDRVPSPRPGSCAGVGVAALFPSSRDLPDDVLTFIKAHPLLDPAVPPATHQPLLTLTSRALLTQLAVDGRAGPYGNTTVLFLGSNDGTVLKVLPPGGPSGRREPILLEEINAYSPSRCRGKRAAQTARRVIGLELDTEGHRLFVAFSGCIIYLPLSRCARHGACRRSCLASQDPYCGWHSSRGCVDIRGPGGTDVDPAGNQESMEHSDCQDGATGSQSGTGDSAYAGVRRDLPPASASLSVPITLLLACAAAAFALGASVSGLLVSCACRRAHRRRSKDVETPGLPRPLSLRSLARLHGAGPELPPCKDGDGAQPSQLYTTFLPPPEGVAPPELACLPTPESTPELPVKHLRHAGGPWEWNQNGNNAKEGPGRARGGNAAGGPAPRVLVRPPPPGCPGQAVEVTTLEELLRYLHGPQPPRKGAEPPAVAAFTSRALPPEPVPTPTPALFAGSSLLPRECGPPLRLDVPPEGKCAAPSIRPALSGPAPRLGVGSSRRMPFPTHRAPPALLTRVPSGGPSRYCGGPGRHLLYLGRPEGYRGRALKRVDVEKPQLPPKPPLVSPSSQPALPNGSHFNF is encoded by the exons ATGCCGCCCAGTCCAACGTGGCTGTCTTTGCAG AGGGCAGCCTTTACTCAGCCACAGCCGCGGATTTCCAGGCCAGTGATGCTGTGGTCTACAGAAGCCTTGGGCCTCAGCCCCCACTCCGCTCCGCCAA AGCCACACTTTGTCCACGCCTTGGAGCATGGAGACCATGTCTACTTCTTCTTCCGAGAGGTCTCTGTGGAGGATGCCCGGCTGGGAAGG gtaCAGTTCTCCCGAGTGGCCCGTGTGTGTAAGCGTGACATGGGTGGCTCGCCTCGGGCCTTGGACCGCCACTGGACATCCTTCCTGAAGCTGAGGCTCAACTGCTCTGTCCCTGGGGACTCTACCTTCTATTTTGACGTCTTACAGGCCTTAACTGGGCCTGTGGACTTGTATGGCCGCTCTGCTCTCTTTGGGGTCTTCACCACCCAGACCAATAG CATCCCTGGCTCTGCGGTCTGTGCCTTCTACCTGGATGATATCGAGCGTGGGTTTGAGGGCAAGTTCAAGGAGCAGAGGAGTCTGGATGGGGCCTGGACACCTGTGTCTGAGGACAGGGTTCCATCCCCCAG GCCAGGATCCTGTGCAGGAGTAGGTGTGGCTGCCTTGTTCCCCTCTTCTCGAGACCTCCCCGATGACGTCCTGACCTTCATCAAGGCTCACCCACTGCTGGACCCCGCCGTGCCACCTGCCACCCATCAACCTCTGCTCACCCTCACCAGCAG GGCGCTACTGACCCAGTTAGCTGTGGATGGTAGGGCTGGTCCCTACGGCAACACCACAGTCCTGTTCCTGGGCTCCAACGATGGGACCGTGCTGAAGGTGCTGCCCCCAGGGGGGCCATCTGGCAGACGTGAGCCCATCCTGTTGGAAGAAATCAATGCCTACAGCCCCTCCAG GTGCCGTGGGAAGCGGGCCGCCCAGACAGCACGGCGGGTCATAGGGCTGGAGCTGGACACTGAAGGTCACAGGCTCTTTGTGGCTTTTTCTGGCTGCATCATCTACCTCCCTCTCAGCCGGTGTGCCCGGCACGGGGCCTGTCGGAG GAGCTGTCTGGCTTCTCAGGACCCATACTGTGGATGGCACAGCTCCAGAGGCTGTGTGGATATCAGGGGACCTGGTGG GACTGATGTGGATCCAGCTGGGAACCAGGAATCCATGGAGCACAGTGACTGCCAAG ACGGAGCTACTGGGAGTCAGTCTGGCACAGGCGATTCTGCTTATG CAGGCGTGCGCCGGGACCTccccccagcctcagcctccctcTCCGTCCCCATCACACTCCTCCTGGCCTGTGCTGCTGCAGCCTTCGCCCTGGGCGCCTCAGTCTCCGGCCTCCTGGTCTCCTGCGCTTGTCGCCGAGCCCACAGACGTCGGAGCAAGGACGTCGAGACGCCGGGGCTCCCGCGCCCTCTCTCCCTTCGCAGCTTGGCCCGGCTGCACGGTGCGGGCCCAGAGCTGCCGCCGTGCAAGGACGGAGACGGGGCGCAGCCGTCCCAGCTCTACACCACCTTCCTGCCGCCCCCCGAGGGCGTAGCCCCGCCGGAGCTGGCCTGCCTGCCCACGCCGGAGTCCACGCCCGAGCTGCCGGTCAAGCACCTCCGCCACGCTGGGGGCCCCTGGGAGTGGAACCAGAACGGGAACAACGCCAAGGAGGGCCCCGGCCGCGCGCGGGGCGGAAACGCAGCGGGCGGCCCCGCGCCGCGCGTGCTGGTGAGGCCGCCACCGCCGGGCTGTCCCGGGCAGGCCGTGGAAGTCACCACCCTGGAGGAACTGCTGCGCTACCTGCACGGCCCGCAGCCGCCCAGGAAGGGGGCCGAGCCCCCGGCCGTGGCGGCCTTTACCTCGCGGGCGCTCCCGCCGGAGCCggtccccacccccacgcccgcCCTCTTTGCGggctccagcctcctcccccgGGAGTGTGGTCCGCCGCTGAGGCTGGACGTGCCCCCCGAGGGGAAGTGCGCGGCGCCCTCCATCCGGCCCGCGCTCTCCGGCCCCGCTCCCCGGCTAGGGGTCGGGAGCAGCCGGAGGATGCCCTTCCCCACGCACCGTGCACCCCCCGCCCTGCTCACTCGGGTCCCCTCGGGGGGCCCTTCCAGGTACTGCGGGGGTCCCGGGAGACATCTCCTGTACCTGGGCCGGCCGGAGGGGTATCGGGGCCGCGCTCTGAAGAGGGTGGACGTCGAGAAGCCCCAGCTGCCCCCGAAGCCTCCTCTCGTCTCACCCTCCTCCCAGCCGGCTCTCCCCAACGGCAgccattttaacttttaa